In one window of Juglans regia cultivar Chandler chromosome 3, Walnut 2.0, whole genome shotgun sequence DNA:
- the LOC109000858 gene encoding protein SIEVE ELEMENT OCCLUSION B-like, whose product MSSNIEILDRDQQPCSNGELQSLIKSMSDGQLLNQIYETHLPPIQIFDPTSLFSHIKEVLYLATHIVDNALQGTQDLENLEVQESWNMAGMYNHLSCTLEQISSELAVKAPDGASELRETSMSILKNVSSYSWAAKAVLTLAAFALDYGDFWNLSRLQYSLDQLAKAVGIEKVLVQDPPLKRPDLPKWEKEIGEVSNLIKETLEVIEFIVELERLSNLADIHGNILALTTAKDCIRLHAYWAIITVVACTTQMFYLSSDNNDKEVLELSPLTQKMDLTLNLLKKNIKDCHQQIEEVKKYQQEEEEVPEIPKKILEGFKAMIFAEENLQPVLTDGSTNKMLSLDVLKGKNILLFISDIDISVEEISILKPIYDGTRTDDQYKIVWIPMVEQWTDDTQTKFEILQSNIPWYIIQHFSKVIDIGHDSFSTQGWNLKNEPIVVNINPQGEVEHPNAVRMIRLWRMNSFPFTITAEKALIPPVPRKPRFRQLTVNIRQTGPWSVNLDEEEYRFFYGFTNIRWKQQFIRHMTIIFHDSTIKDSETRIKWYWIGECTKKEDVQKLVSGKHDPKKILLPFKSDSGWVELRKGPDTIILGDKGTTILKVLEKFKDWKGFLNEFGLDHCFRDCHIKLQKALPPN is encoded by the exons ATGTCAAGCAATATTGAGATATTAGATCGAGATCAGCAACCCTGCAGTAATGGCGAGCTCCAGAGCCTGATCAAATCCATGTCCGACGGCCAGCTCCTGAATCAGATTTATGAAACCCATCTTCCTCCTATCCAAATTTTTGATCCTACTTCTCTTTTCAGTCACATCAAAGAAGTACTTTACCTCGCAACCCATATTGTCGACAATGCTTTACAg GGTACTCAAGACCTGGAGAACCTGGAGGTACAAGAGTCTTGGAATATGGCAGGCATGTACAATCATCTATCGTGCACACTCGAGCAAATTTCCTCTGAG CTCGCAGTCAAGGCTCCCGATGGGGCAAGCGAACTCAGAGAAACATCAATGTCGATACTTAAGAATGTCTCAAGCTATTCATGGGCAGCAAAGGCAGTGCTGACACTTGCAGCATTTGCTTTGGACTATGGAGATTTCTGGAACCTTTCACGGTTACAGTACTCATTGGACCAACTAGCAAAAGCAGTGGGAATCGAAAAAGTACTTGTACAAGATCCTCCCTTAAAGCGCCCAGACCTTCCAAAATGGGAGAAAGAGATTGGTGAGGTTAGCAATCTGATCAAGGAAACGTTGGAAGTAATCGAATTCATTGTTGAGTTGGAAAGGCTATCTAACTTGGCAGATATCCACGGAAATATACTTGCATTGACAACTGCCAAGGATTGTATCCGACTACATGCTTATTGGGCTATCATAACTGTTGTTGCTTGCACGACTCAGATGTTTTATCTCAGTAGCGATAATAA CGACAAGGAAGTACTGGAACTATCGCCCTTGACTCAGAAAATGGACCTCACCCTCAACTTATTAAAGAAGAACATAAAGGATTGCCATCAACAAATAG AGGAAGTGAAGAAATATCAgcaagaggaggaggaagttCCGGAAATACCTAAGAAAATCCTGGAGGGTTTCAAGGCGATGATTTTTGCCGAGGAGAATTTGCAGCCAGTACTTACCGACGGTTCTACCAACAAAATG CTGAGTTTGGACGTGCTGAAAGGGAagaatattctattattcatttCGGACATAGACATATCCGTTGAAGAAATCTCAATTTTGAAGCCAATTTATGACGGAACAAGGACAGACGACCAATATAAAATTGTATGGATCCCAATGGTGGAGCAGTGGACCGATGATACGCAGACCAAATTTGAGATTCTACAGTCCAACATACCATGGTACATTATTCAGCACTTTTCAAAAGTAATAGACATCGGCCATGACTCCTTCAGTACACAGGGGTGGAACTTGAAAAATGAGCCTATCGTCGTGAATATAAACCCGCAAGGTGAGGTGGAACACCCAAATGCTGTCCGCATGATTCGGCTATGGCGAATGAATTCCTTCCCATTCACCATCACAGCTGAAAAAGCGCTAATACCTCCAGTCCCCCGGAAGCCTAGATTTCGACAGCTTACAGTAAACATCAGACAAACAGGACCGTGGAGCGTG AATCTGGATGAGGAGGAATATCGTTTTTTCTATGGATTCACCAACATCAGGTGGAAGCAACAATTTATTCGTCATATGACTATTATCTTTCATGATTCGACCATAAAGGACTCAGAAACTCGCATAAAGTGGTATTGGATTGGAGAATGTACCAAAAAGGAGGATGTACAGAAACTTGTGAGTGGGAAGCATGATCCTAAAAAAATCCTCCTTCCCTTTAAATCTGATAGTGGATGGGTTGAGCTCCGGAAAGGTCCTGACACAATAATATTAGGCGATAAAGGGACGACAATTCTGAAGGTTTTGGAGAAGTTTAAGGACTGGAAAGGGTTCTTGAATGAATTTGGCTTGGATCATTGTTTCAGGGATTGCCATATCAAGCTTCAAAAGGCGCTTCCACCAAATTGA